A single Sulfolobales archaeon DNA region contains:
- a CDS encoding carbohydrate kinase family protein has protein sequence MKDLQKRIDIIAVGHALVDIRIQVNEFPKPDQESPILRTKWGAGGSAVNVSIAVKRLGMSSGIIAKIGFDSFGRIIADELLKEGVDIKGLRISLGDTGFSIVAIDPQGEITMYGYKGSAEDLRPEEIDEDLIRESRHIHISSLRIDTS, from the coding sequence ATGAAGGATCTCCAAAAAAGGATAGATATAATAGCTGTTGGACATGCTCTCGTTGACATCAGAATACAGGTTAACGAATTCCCAAAACCTGATCAAGAGAGCCCTATACTGAGAACTAAATGGGGGGCAGGGGGATCTGCTGTGAACGTCTCAATCGCCGTAAAGAGGCTGGGCATGAGTAGTGGGATAATCGCTAAAATAGGCTTTGATAGCTTTGGAAGAATAATAGCTGATGAGCTGTTGAAGGAGGGTGTAGATATAAAGGGTCTTAGAATCTCGCTAGGAGACACAGGTTTTAGTATAGTAGCTATAGATCCTCAAGGGGAGATAACTATGTATGGGTACAAGGGCTCTGCAGAGGATCTAAGGCCTGAAGAGATAGATGAGGATCTGATTAGAGAATCTAGACATATCCATATATCCAGTTTAAGAATAGATACATCG